GCGAAAGTAAATTACCTTTTAAAATAAGTAGTGTTGGTGTCATTTTAAATATTATTTTAGATCCTATATTTATTTTTGTTTTTGATTGGGGAGTTGCTGGAGCTGCCATAGCCACAGTTTTAGCAGAAGGAATTAATACATATTTATTTGTAAAAAAATCCAAAGATTATTTTAAAGTTGAAAGTTATGTATCAAAAAGTTGGAATAAAATGAAAGAGATGATGAGCTTAGGAACTCCAATTGCTATTCAGAGATTTCTATTTACTGGATTTGGAATAATTATAGCAAAGATTATATCGCAATGGGGCCCAGATGCAATTGCGGCTCAAAAAATTGGACTTCAAATTGAATCAATAACTTTTATGACAATAGCTGGATTACAAGGAGCTATTTCAAGTTTTATAGGTCAAAATTATGGAGCTCAATTGGAGGATAGAATAAAATCTGGATATAAAACAGCAATGTATCTTTGCACCACAATTGGACTTGTAACAACAGGGATGTTTGTTTTTTTTCCAGGATATTTAGTTAGAATATTTGTAGAAAAACCTCAGACGGTTGAAATATCTATAAATTATATGAGAATAATTGGATTGTCTCAACTATTTATGTGTTATGAGATTGTAACAAATGGAGCTTTTAGTGGAATAGGAAAACCTAAAGTTCCATCAATAATAAGTATAATATTTACGTCTTTAAGAATTCCACTTGCATTAATCTTATCAAAAGATGAGTACTTTGGTTTAAACGGAGTTTGGATAAGTATATCTTTATCAAGTGTGATAAAAGGAGTTTTATCACCATTAATTTTTAAGAGAGATCTAAATAAAGGAGTTGATAAAAAATGAATGAAATAGAAAAAATCATAAAAGAAAATTCTTTAGGATTAGACACAAAAAAAGGTAGATTTGGTATTGAAAAAGAAAGTGTGAGAGTCAAAGAAAATGG
This sequence is a window from Candidatus Cetobacterium colombiensis. Protein-coding genes within it:
- a CDS encoding MATE family efflux transporter, whose protein sequence is MKKIDLTTGDIKKILLSLAFPIMGSSFLQMIYGLVDMFWVGKIGSNAVAAVGTASFFINLGYALNSMIVIGAGIKISHVIGAKDTESTKEYIKASCTLNFLMAIAFIISILIFSKTLVRFFNLQNEVENMAQIYLIIGGIGLIFKFFNFLYTRILNSYGESKLPFKISSVGVILNIILDPIFIFVFDWGVAGAAIATVLAEGINTYLFVKKSKDYFKVESYVSKSWNKMKEMMSLGTPIAIQRFLFTGFGIIIAKIISQWGPDAIAAQKIGLQIESITFMTIAGLQGAISSFIGQNYGAQLEDRIKSGYKTAMYLCTTIGLVTTGMFVFFPGYLVRIFVEKPQTVEISINYMRIIGLSQLFMCYEIVTNGAFSGIGKPKVPSIISIIFTSLRIPLALILSKDEYFGLNGVWISISLSSVIKGVLSPLIFKRDLNKGVDKK